One Pyrococcus furiosus DSM 3638 genomic window, AGAACAACAAGGCCTTAAACTCTTTGTAGGTCATGTGAGAAGGTTTGACAAGAGATGGATCCAAATAAAGGAGGTCATAAAGTCCAGGAACATACTACCAGTGCAGATAAGAAAAACTGAAGTTCAACATCTTCCATTCCCAGCCGACTATTGGTACTGGGATGAATCCAAGAGTGGAGGAGTTGCACTAGATTTAGGGGTTCACGTAACTGACTTTCTTAGATGGTTCTTTGAAAGCGAACCAATAGAAGTTTTTGCCGTAGGAAAGGCCATAAGAGGCGAAGCAAGAGTTAACAAAACCTTTGATCACGTAATAATGTTCATAAAGTTTGAAGGAGAAAAAACTGGAATCGTCGAAGTGAGTTGGAGCTATCCACTCCCAGCCAAATATGGAGTCTTCTACCACCACCTGGACATCATAGGAAAGAATGGAAGAATTAGATATACACCCTTAGATGCTCCAGTGGTGGGAGTTGTAAAGAGTAGTTTTGAGATGCCTCGCTTTTCCCCAATGCTCTCAACGTTTCCAGAAGCCTTTGAAGCTGAGCTAAAGCACTTCTTCGAATGCATTAGGTCAGAATGTGACCCGATCGTTACAGCTAAAGACGCATTGATAGCCTTATATATAGCTGAAAAGGCAAGAGAGAGTATAAGAAAGGGCGAACCAGTTAGATTGAACGTGGAGGAGCTGACCTCCTCCTCGCCGTGAATGGCGAGGGTTCCCACAGGGAACACCCTCCCCACGGTCGCCCGTGCTTCATTGGGCAGGTTGGTGTCATCGGGCACGGTCAGAGGCACCCTCACCATAAGGTAAGCGAAAAGTATTTAAAAGCTTTACGCAAAAAACATAATGAGTGCGTGAGATGAAGCTCACGCTAAAGATGAAAATGAGACCATTAACAAGGAGCAAAGAATGGATGCTAGAACAATCTATAGAAGCCTTCAAGGCCTGTGTAAATGATTGGCTTAGTGCAATTGCTCAGCTTGGGGAGAAGCCCAACAGGGGCAACCTCCATAGATTTGCTTACAGAGCAATTAGGGACAAATACCCCCAGCTACACAGCAATGTTGTCCAAGATGCCATGAACTTGGCAATCGAAATCTATCGCTCTTGGCTCAAGAACGGAGGAGAATTTCCGAAGTTTCGCTCTGATGTTATTTACTTTAAAGGTGTTGATGTTAGGATAGAAAATAACGGATTGGTTGTCCCTTTAATGGGGAGGAGGGTTTATTTGCCACTATACGTTCCAAAGAAGTACAAGAAGTATCTTCAATACAAACACGGTAGAGTTATTATAAAACGTGTTGACAAAGATTGGTATGCGTTGGTCTCGGTCAATGTTCCAGAAAAAGAACCAATAAAGCCCGTTGGAACAATTGGGGTGGACTTGGGATACTACAACTTGTTGGTGGCAAGCGATGAAAAGGGAAGAGTAGTTATGAGGGTTCAAGGGGACATATTAATAAGGCATAAGGAACATATGGAAAGGTTGACTGCTAGAAGGCAAGAGAGGCTTATGAAAAAGTTCGGCATTTATGCTAGGACAAACCACAAAGACAGGAGGTTTGTCAATGACTTAAACCATAAAATTGCTAAAGCACTTGTTTTAAAGGCAAAGCAGTTGAATAGGGCTATTGTCCTTGAGAAGCTGAAGGGGCTGAAAAAGCAAAGGAGGCCGAAACTATTGAGGAAAATTTTACACCTTTGGAGCTATGCAGACTTGATAGCAAAAATAGTTTACAAGGCAAAGCTATACGGTGTGCCAGTAATTTTTGTAAGCCCGAGAGGGACTTCAAAGACGTGTTCAAACTGCGGTTACTACGTTAGAACTTTCAAAGATGATAGAGTGTTTAGGTGTCCAAAGTGCGGCTTTGTGGCTGATAGGGATTATAATGCCTCAATAAATATTGCGAAAAAAGGTTTGGAAGAATTAAGAAAGCGGACTTTCCTCCCCACCCTAAAGGACGAGGCTTCCAGCCCACAAGGATGGTGATGTGAGATGGTAAGGTTTGGGATTATAAGCTACGCTCACCCTCACGCGTTGAGGTATGCCCCCGTAATTAAGGCGAGCAGAAGGGCTAAGCTTGTTGCAATATCAGGAGATGGGCCGAACTCTGGAGTTGCAAAGTTAGAAGCTAAGAAGTATGGAGCAAAATTCTATCCAACATATGAAGAATTGTTAAAGGACAAAACAATAGAGGCGGTTTACATTGCTACTGAAACATACAAGCACAAAGAAGTAGCAATAAGAGCTGCAGAAGAGGGCAAGCACATACTCCTAGAAAAGCCAATAGCACTAACTCTAGAGGATGGGAAGGAGATAATAAAAGCGGCAAGAAAAGCTGGAGTTAAGCTAATGGTTCCATTCAATCCCAGGTTCACTCAACCATTAAGAAAGGCCAAAGAAATGATAGAAAACAACGAGATAGGAAGGTTAGAGTACATCTATGCAATTTCAGAGTATGTAAAGCCACCAATGTTCTTAGAGGGCCTAGATACAAGCTGGTTCTTTGACGTAAGGAAGAGTGGAGGAGGAGGCTTCATGGATACGGCACCCCATGGAATAGATTCACTCTTCTGGCTTACGGAGAGTGATCCAGTGGAGGTTTATGCCGACATAGGAGCAAAGATATGGGGATTTAAAGTTGACGACATAGGAACCGCACTCATTAAGTTCAAAAACGGAGTTGTTACCCTACTAACAGCAGGGTGGGCGAATCCGAAAGGATACCCCGTGGGACTAGAGATGAAGTACTACATAGTCGGTGACGATGGGTTCCTTGATATAAGAACAGCTTATCCAGACTTCACAGTATATCAAGACAAGACCGAAAAGATTTACTGGGAGAGGGCAGATATAGAGGGGATAATTAACTCATTTATAGATGCAATTCAGCAAGATAAAGAACCTCCAATAACGGGAGAAGATGCACTCAAGAATTTAGCAGTAGTCCTTGCAGCATATGAATCCTCAAAAACAGGAAAAACAGTAAAGATAGAGATTTAGCTTCTACTCCTTAATTATTCCCGAAACAAGATCCCATATCGCCTTCTCTGGATCTTTTGCTTTTGTTACTCCACTTGCTAAAAGAACCCCTACCGTTCCAAGCTCTATTGCCTTCTTAACGTCTTCTCCCGTGGATATTCCAGCTCCACAAAGAACCTTAACCTCAGGATTTACCTTCTTAACCAACTCCACTGTGTTGGTTATCACTTCAGGCTTGGCCTTACTGACTGGGATACCAGTTCCTATCAACTCAGGAGGCTCTACAGCAACATAATCTGGGTTCAAAGCGGCTACAGCCGCCGATACAGCAGGATTATTAGAGCAGACCATTGTCATTAGACCTACTTCTTCGGCCCTCCTTATTGCAGCCTCGAGATCTGCAAGGATCATTCTATTCTCAGAGTGATTGAGGAGAGTCCCTACCGCTCCAGCTTCCTTCACAGCCTCAGGAAGAACGTGTCCAGTATGACTCCCAGGTTTTATCGGGTCTATATGTTGAGCGAATACAGGTATTTCAACGCTTTCGGCAATCATTCTTAGATCTACAAGCTGGGGAGCAACCACAATTGTTACACCTGTTTCTTTGTACACTTTTTCAGCGGCCTTTGCTATTTCTAAAGCCCTTTTTCCAGTTGCCT contains:
- a CDS encoding Gfo/Idh/MocA family protein, yielding MVERLKVGVVGCGNIFNLAHKPALKALRHLAKVVAVMDINEEAAKKAGKELNAKVYTDLDEFLNEDMDVVEVLTPTYTHAEIAIKALKAGKHVIVEKPIALTVEEAKEMIKEAEQQGLKLFVGHVRRFDKRWIQIKEVIKSRNILPVQIRKTEVQHLPFPADYWYWDESKSGGVALDLGVHVTDFLRWFFESEPIEVFAVGKAIRGEARVNKTFDHVIMFIKFEGEKTGIVEVSWSYPLPAKYGVFYHHLDIIGKNGRIRYTPLDAPVVGVVKSSFEMPRFSPMLSTFPEAFEAELKHFFECIRSECDPIVTAKDALIALYIAEKARESIRKGEPVRLNVEELTSSSP
- a CDS encoding RNA-guided endonuclease InsQ/TnpB family protein, translated to MKLTLKMKMRPLTRSKEWMLEQSIEAFKACVNDWLSAIAQLGEKPNRGNLHRFAYRAIRDKYPQLHSNVVQDAMNLAIEIYRSWLKNGGEFPKFRSDVIYFKGVDVRIENNGLVVPLMGRRVYLPLYVPKKYKKYLQYKHGRVIIKRVDKDWYALVSVNVPEKEPIKPVGTIGVDLGYYNLLVASDEKGRVVMRVQGDILIRHKEHMERLTARRQERLMKKFGIYARTNHKDRRFVNDLNHKIAKALVLKAKQLNRAIVLEKLKGLKKQRRPKLLRKILHLWSYADLIAKIVYKAKLYGVPVIFVSPRGTSKTCSNCGYYVRTFKDDRVFRCPKCGFVADRDYNASINIAKKGLEELRKRTFLPTLKDEASSPQGW
- a CDS encoding Gfo/Idh/MocA family protein, producing the protein MVRFGIISYAHPHALRYAPVIKASRRAKLVAISGDGPNSGVAKLEAKKYGAKFYPTYEELLKDKTIEAVYIATETYKHKEVAIRAAEEGKHILLEKPIALTLEDGKEIIKAARKAGVKLMVPFNPRFTQPLRKAKEMIENNEIGRLEYIYAISEYVKPPMFLEGLDTSWFFDVRKSGGGGFMDTAPHGIDSLFWLTESDPVEVYADIGAKIWGFKVDDIGTALIKFKNGVVTLLTAGWANPKGYPVGLEMKYYIVGDDGFLDIRTAYPDFTVYQDKTEKIYWERADIEGIINSFIDAIQQDKEPPITGEDALKNLAVVLAAYESSKTGKTVKIEI
- the tpiA gene encoding triose-phosphate isomerase — its product is MAKLKEPIIAINFKTYIEATGKRALEIAKAAEKVYKETGVTIVVAPQLVDLRMIAESVEIPVFAQHIDPIKPGSHTGHVLPEAVKEAGAVGTLLNHSENRMILADLEAAIRRAEEVGLMTMVCSNNPAVSAAVAALNPDYVAVEPPELIGTGIPVSKAKPEVITNTVELVKKVNPEVKVLCGAGISTGEDVKKAIELGTVGVLLASGVTKAKDPEKAIWDLVSGIIKE